A stretch of the Mycobacterium shigaense genome encodes the following:
- the aftB gene encoding terminal beta-(1->2)-arabinofuranosyltransferase produces the protein MPSASLGLEAIKCEMLRRRPMVRRPGRPFPYDRVVRITLGISVALVVVLFGWGAWQRRWIADDGLIVLRTVRNLLAGNGPVFNQGERVEANTSTAWTYLMYLGSWIGGPLRLEYVALVLALVLSLLGVALLMLGAGRLYAPSLRGRKAIMLPAGALVYIALPPARDFATSGLESGLTLAYLGLLWWLMVRWSQPLRNRPDNDVFTGALAFVAGVSVLVRPELAVMGGLALIMMLIAARTLRRRALIVAAGGFLPVAYQIFRMGYYGLLVPGTALAKDAAGDKWSQGMVYLANFNAPYALWAPVVLLVPLGLLVMATRRRPSFLRPAEAPNYGRFARAVQSPPGAVAFVLVSGLLQALYWTRQGGDFMHARVLLAPVFCLLAPVAVIPVVLPDVKDFQRESGALLSAAAGVLWLGIAGWSLWAANSPGMGDDATHVSYSGIVDERRFYSQATGHAHPLTAADYLDYPRMAAVLTALDNTPEGALLLPSGNYTQWDLVPMAQPAPGGPPQKPQHAVFFTNLGMLGMNVGLDVRVIDQIGLANPLAQHTERLQHGRIGHDKNLFPDWVIADGPWVKVYPGVPGYLDVNWIAQAVAALQCPETKAMLSSVRAPMTIHRFVSNFLHSFEFTGYRIDRVPLYDLVRCGLPVPEPSPPPPRE, from the coding sequence TTGCCTTCGGCTAGCCTTGGTCTGGAGGCCATCAAGTGCGAGATGCTGCGCCGCCGGCCGATGGTCCGGCGGCCCGGCCGGCCGTTCCCCTACGACCGGGTGGTGCGGATCACCCTGGGGATCAGCGTGGCGTTGGTCGTCGTGCTGTTCGGTTGGGGCGCCTGGCAACGCCGGTGGATCGCCGACGACGGACTGATCGTGTTGCGCACGGTGCGAAACCTGTTGGCGGGCAACGGTCCGGTCTTCAATCAGGGCGAGCGGGTCGAGGCCAACACCTCCACGGCGTGGACCTACCTGATGTATCTCGGCAGCTGGATCGGCGGGCCGTTGCGCCTCGAGTACGTGGCGCTGGTGCTGGCGCTGGTGCTGTCGCTGCTGGGGGTGGCGCTGCTGATGCTGGGCGCCGGCCGCCTGTACGCGCCCAGCCTGCGCGGGCGCAAGGCGATCATGTTGCCCGCCGGGGCGCTGGTGTACATCGCCCTGCCCCCGGCGCGCGACTTCGCCACGTCGGGGCTGGAGAGCGGGTTGACGCTGGCCTATCTGGGGTTGTTGTGGTGGCTGATGGTCCGTTGGTCGCAGCCGCTGCGCAACCGTCCGGACAACGACGTGTTCACCGGCGCGCTGGCCTTCGTCGCGGGGGTTTCCGTGCTGGTCCGGCCGGAGTTGGCGGTGATGGGCGGGCTGGCGCTGATCATGATGCTGATCGCGGCCCGGACCTTGCGCCGCCGCGCGCTGATCGTGGCGGCGGGGGGCTTCCTGCCGGTCGCTTACCAGATCTTCCGGATGGGCTACTACGGACTGCTCGTTCCCGGCACCGCCCTGGCCAAGGATGCCGCGGGGGACAAATGGTCGCAGGGCATGGTGTATCTCGCGAATTTCAACGCGCCCTACGCGTTGTGGGCCCCGGTGGTGCTGTTGGTGCCGCTGGGATTGCTGGTGATGGCAACGCGCCGGCGGCCGTCTTTCCTGCGCCCGGCCGAGGCACCCAACTACGGGCGGTTCGCCCGCGCGGTGCAGAGCCCGCCGGGGGCGGTGGCCTTCGTCCTGGTCAGCGGGCTGCTGCAGGCGCTGTACTGGACCCGCCAGGGCGGCGACTTCATGCACGCCCGGGTGTTGCTGGCGCCGGTGTTCTGTTTGCTGGCTCCGGTGGCGGTGATCCCGGTGGTGTTGCCCGACGTCAAGGATTTCCAGCGCGAGTCGGGTGCTCTGCTGTCTGCGGCCGCCGGCGTGCTCTGGTTGGGGATCGCGGGCTGGTCGCTGTGGGCGGCGAACTCGCCGGGGATGGGCGACGACGCCACCCACGTCAGCTACTCCGGGATCGTCGACGAGCGGCGCTTCTACTCACAGGCCACCGGCCACGCCCACCCGCTGACCGCCGCCGACTACCTCGATTACCCCCGGATGGCCGCGGTCCTGACCGCGCTGGACAACACCCCGGAGGGGGCCCTGCTGTTGCCGTCGGGCAACTACACGCAGTGGGACCTGGTGCCGATGGCGCAGCCCGCCCCGGGCGGCCCACCCCAAAAGCCGCAGCATGCAGTGTTTTTCACCAATCTGGGGATGCTGGGCATGAATGTCGGTCTCGACGTGCGGGTGATCGACCAGATCGGTTTGGCCAATCCGCTCGCCCAACACACCGAACGCCTCCAGCACGGCCGCATCGGGCATGACAAGAATTTGTTCCCGGACTGGGTGATTGCCGACGGTCCCTGGGTGAAGGTCTATCCAGGTGTACCAGGCTATTTGGACGTCAATTGGATCGCCCAGGCGGTGGCGGCGCTGCAATGTCCGGAGACCAAGGCGATGCTGTCCTCGGTACGTGCCCCGATGACGATCCACCGGTTCGTCTCAAACTTCTTGCACTCCTTCGAATTCACCGGCTATCGCATCGACCGCGTGCCGCTCTACGATCTCGTTCGGTGCGGGCTGCCGGTACCCGAACCGAGTCCGCCGCCTCCGCGTGAGTGA
- a CDS encoding decaprenyl-phosphate phosphoribosyltransferase produces the protein MSDDVATGQPPANLITGVVKAMRPRQWVKNVLVLAAPLAALGGPIRYDYSAMLTQVSVAFVAFSLGASSIYLVNDVRDVEADRNHPTKRFRPIAAGVVPEWLAYCLAAVLGVASLAIAWWLTPNLAVVMAVYIAMQLAYCFGLKHQAVLDICIVSSAYLIRAIAGGVATNIPLSQWFLLTAAFGSLFMTAGKRYAELQLAERTGAAIRKSLESYTSTYLRFVWTMSATAVVLCYGLWAFERDRHSGSWFAVSMVPFTIAILRYAVDVDGGMAGEPEDIALRDRVLQLLALAWIATIGAAIAFG, from the coding sequence ATGAGTGACGACGTGGCGACCGGGCAACCGCCGGCGAACTTGATCACCGGAGTGGTCAAGGCGATGAGGCCACGCCAATGGGTGAAGAACGTCCTGGTGCTCGCCGCGCCGCTGGCCGCCCTGGGCGGGCCGATCCGCTACGACTATTCCGCGATGCTGACTCAGGTCTCTGTGGCGTTTGTGGCGTTCAGCCTTGGTGCTTCGTCGATATACCTGGTCAACGACGTGCGCGACGTCGAGGCCGACCGCAACCATCCCACCAAGAGGTTCCGGCCGATCGCGGCGGGCGTGGTGCCGGAGTGGCTGGCCTACTGCCTGGCGGCGGTGCTAGGTGTCGCATCGCTGGCTATTGCCTGGTGGCTGACCCCGAACCTGGCGGTGGTGATGGCGGTCTACATCGCTATGCAGCTGGCCTACTGCTTCGGTCTCAAACATCAAGCGGTGCTGGACATCTGCATCGTATCGTCGGCGTATCTGATCCGGGCCATCGCCGGAGGCGTGGCCACCAACATCCCCTTATCCCAGTGGTTCTTGCTGACCGCGGCGTTTGGATCGCTATTCATGACGGCGGGCAAGCGGTACGCCGAGCTGCAGCTGGCCGAGCGTACCGGCGCCGCAATCCGCAAGTCGCTGGAGAGCTACACCAGCACCTACCTGCGCTTTGTATGGACGATGTCGGCCACCGCGGTGGTGCTGTGCTACGGGCTGTGGGCCTTCGAACGCGACCGCCATTCGGGATCCTGGTTTGCCGTGTCGATGGTCCCGTTCACCATTGCGATACTGCGTTATGCGGTCGACGTCGACGGCGGTATGGCCGGCGAGCCGGAAGACATCGCATTGCGTGACCGGGTTTTGCAGCTGCTAGCGCTGGCGTGGATCGCGACCATTGGTGCGGCCATTGCCTTCGGCTAG
- a CDS encoding phosphatase PAP2 family protein: MPEPAAPRGEVAALIAVQSALASRPGVLSTARGLSHFGEHSVGWVIVELLGALLMERRRHQWLLAAAGTFAAHAAAVGVKRVVRRKRPHDRAVAVHVGTPSALSFPSAHATSTTAAAVLMGRAIGVPLAPVLVPPMALSRLVLGVHYPSDVVFGVALGAGVARLALWLDRKSR; encoded by the coding sequence ATGCCTGAACCGGCGGCGCCGCGCGGCGAGGTGGCCGCGCTGATCGCCGTGCAGTCGGCGCTGGCCAGCCGCCCGGGCGTGCTGTCGACGGCGCGCGGACTGTCGCACTTCGGGGAGCACAGCGTCGGCTGGGTCATCGTCGAACTGCTCGGGGCGCTGCTGATGGAGCGCCGCCGCCACCAGTGGCTGCTGGCCGCGGCCGGCACCTTCGCTGCGCACGCTGCCGCGGTCGGGGTCAAGCGGGTGGTGCGACGCAAGCGCCCGCACGACCGGGCCGTGGCCGTCCACGTCGGCACGCCGAGTGCGCTGAGCTTCCCGTCCGCCCACGCCACGTCCACCACCGCGGCGGCGGTCCTGATGGGCCGCGCCATCGGGGTACCGCTGGCGCCGGTGCTGGTTCCGCCGATGGCGTTGTCGCGACTGGTGCTGGGGGTTCACTATCCCAGTGACGTCGTCTTCGGCGTGGCGCTCGGCGCCGGGGTCGCCCGCCTTGCACTCTGGCTCGATAGGAAGTCCAGATAG
- a CDS encoding glycosyltransferase has protein sequence MVAVSLLSRIILPRPGEPLDVRKLYLQESTTNARRAHATSRTSLEIGKESEVSFATYFNAFPASYWRRWSICKSVVLRVELTGTGRVDLYRTKATGVRISVEGRQFVGTDEQPAVVEIEVPLKSFEDGGWIWFDVTTDTAVGLVSGGWYATEPAPGTANIAVGIPTFNRPADCVNALFDLTADPLVDKVIGAVIVPDQGTRKVRDHPDFAAAAAGLGNRLSIHDQPNLGGSGGYSRVMYEALKNTDCQQILFMDDDIRIEPDSILRVLAMNRFAKTPMLVGGQMLNLQEPSHLHIMGEVVDQSNFMWTAAPHAEYDHDFAEFPLSDKNDRSALLHRRIDVDFNGWWTCMIPRQVAEELGQPLPLFIKWDDAEYGLRAGEHGYPTVTLPGAAIWHMAWSDKDDAIDWQAYFHLRNRLVVAATHWDGEIRGLVRSHLKATLKHLACLEYSTVAIQNRAIDDFLAGPEHIFSILESGLPEVHQLRRDYPDAVVLPAAAELPAPSYQSKAMKPPVNPVSISYRLARGILHNLTAPDPETHQRPEFNVPTQDARWFRLCTVDGVTVTTADGCGVVYRQRDRRKMFTLLLESLRRQRQLLTRFGEMRRVYRDALPVLSSKQKWETVLPTAAESRHA, from the coding sequence ATGGTTGCCGTGAGCCTGCTGTCCCGAATCATCCTGCCGCGGCCGGGCGAGCCGCTCGACGTGCGCAAGCTGTACCTGCAGGAGTCGACGACCAACGCCCGGCGTGCCCACGCGACCAGCCGCACCTCGCTGGAGATCGGCAAAGAGTCCGAGGTGTCGTTCGCGACCTACTTCAACGCCTTCCCGGCGAGCTACTGGCGACGCTGGTCCATCTGCAAGTCGGTGGTGCTGCGGGTCGAGCTGACCGGAACGGGGCGCGTCGACCTGTACCGGACCAAGGCCACCGGGGTGCGGATCTCGGTCGAGGGCCGCCAATTCGTCGGCACCGACGAGCAGCCGGCCGTCGTCGAGATCGAGGTGCCGCTCAAGTCGTTCGAGGACGGCGGCTGGATCTGGTTCGACGTCACCACCGACACCGCGGTCGGCCTGGTCAGCGGCGGCTGGTATGCCACCGAGCCCGCGCCGGGCACGGCCAACATCGCCGTCGGCATCCCGACGTTCAACCGCCCCGCCGACTGCGTCAACGCGCTGTTCGACCTCACCGCGGATCCGTTGGTGGACAAGGTAATCGGTGCTGTCATCGTGCCGGACCAGGGCACCCGCAAGGTGCGCGATCATCCGGACTTCGCGGCGGCGGCCGCGGGCCTGGGCAACCGGCTGTCGATCCACGATCAGCCCAACCTCGGCGGCTCCGGCGGCTACAGCCGGGTGATGTACGAGGCGCTGAAAAACACCGACTGCCAACAGATCCTGTTCATGGACGACGACATCCGCATCGAGCCGGACTCGATCCTGCGGGTGCTGGCGATGAACCGCTTCGCCAAGACCCCGATGCTCGTCGGCGGCCAGATGCTCAACCTGCAGGAGCCCTCGCACCTGCACATCATGGGCGAGGTCGTCGACCAGTCGAACTTCATGTGGACCGCCGCGCCGCACGCCGAGTACGACCACGATTTCGCCGAATTCCCGTTGAGCGACAAGAACGATCGCAGCGCGCTGCTGCATCGGCGCATCGACGTCGACTTCAACGGCTGGTGGACGTGCATGATCCCGCGGCAGGTCGCCGAGGAGCTGGGCCAGCCGCTGCCGCTGTTCATCAAGTGGGACGACGCCGAATACGGCCTGCGCGCCGGCGAGCACGGCTACCCGACGGTGACGCTGCCCGGCGCGGCGATCTGGCACATGGCCTGGAGCGACAAGGACGACGCCATCGACTGGCAGGCCTACTTCCACCTGCGCAACCGGTTGGTGGTCGCGGCCACGCACTGGGACGGCGAGATCCGCGGCCTGGTTCGCAGCCACCTCAAGGCCACGCTGAAACACCTTGCCTGCCTTGAATATTCGACGGTCGCGATTCAGAACAGGGCCATCGATGACTTCCTTGCCGGGCCCGAGCACATCTTCTCGATCCTGGAGTCGGGGCTGCCGGAGGTGCACCAGCTGCGCAGGGACTACCCGGACGCCGTCGTCCTGCCGGCCGCCGCCGAGTTGCCGGCCCCCTCGTACCAGAGCAAGGCGATGAAGCCGCCGGTGAACCCCGTGTCCATCAGCTACCGGCTGGCCCGCGGGATCCTGCACAACCTCACCGCCCCCGACCCGGAGACCCACCAGCGCCCGGAGTTCAACGTGCCGACGCAGGACGCGCGGTGGTTCCGGCTGTGCACGGTCGACGGTGTCACCGTGACGACCGCCGACGGGTGCGGCGTGGTCTACCGGCAGCGCGACCGGCGCAAGATGTTCACGCTGCTGCTGGAATCGCTGCGCCGGCAGCGCCAGCTGCTGACCCGGTTCGGCGAGATGCGCCGGGTGTACCGGGACGCGCTGCCGGTGCTGTCCAGTAAGCAGAAGTGGGAGACGGTGCTCCCAACGGCCGCAGAGTCCCGGCATGCCTGA
- the glf gene encoding UDP-galactopyranose mutase, whose product MTDRFDLLVVGSGFFGLTIAERVATQLGKRALVVERRPHLGGNAYSEAEPQTGIEVHKYGAHLFHTSNKRVWDYVRQFTDFTDYRHRVFAMHNGQAYQFPMGLGLVSQFFGRYFTPDEARQLIAEQAAEIDTADAQNLEEKAISLIGRPLYEAFVKGYTAKQWQTDPKELPAANITRLPVRYTFDNRYFSDTYEGLPLHGYTAWLENMAADDRIEVRTDTDWFEVRDQLRAASPDAPVVYTGPIDRYFDYAEGRLGWRTLDFETEVLPIGDFQGTPVMNYNDPDVPYTRIHEFRHFHTERDYPTDKTVIMREYSRFAEDDDEPYYPINTEADRALLAAYRARAKSETASSKVLFGGRLGTYQYLDMHMAIASALNMYDNTLVPHLRDGVALVEQGTSR is encoded by the coding sequence ATGACCGATCGCTTTGACCTACTCGTCGTCGGCTCTGGATTCTTCGGCTTGACCATCGCCGAACGCGTGGCCACCCAACTCGGAAAGCGCGCGCTCGTCGTGGAGCGCCGCCCGCACCTCGGTGGCAACGCCTATTCGGAAGCCGAGCCGCAGACCGGGATCGAGGTCCACAAGTACGGCGCCCACCTGTTCCACACCTCGAACAAGCGGGTGTGGGACTACGTGCGCCAGTTCACCGACTTCACCGACTACCGGCACCGCGTGTTCGCGATGCACAACGGGCAGGCCTACCAGTTCCCCATGGGCCTGGGCCTGGTGTCGCAGTTCTTCGGCCGGTACTTCACGCCCGACGAGGCGCGCCAGCTCATCGCCGAGCAGGCCGCAGAGATCGACACGGCGGACGCGCAGAACCTCGAGGAGAAAGCCATCTCGCTGATCGGCCGCCCCCTCTACGAGGCGTTCGTCAAGGGCTACACCGCCAAGCAGTGGCAGACCGATCCCAAGGAGCTGCCGGCGGCCAACATCACCCGGCTGCCGGTGCGCTACACCTTCGACAACCGGTACTTCAGCGACACCTACGAGGGTCTGCCGCTGCACGGCTACACCGCGTGGCTGGAAAACATGGCCGCCGACGACCGCATCGAGGTCCGCACTGACACCGACTGGTTCGAGGTCCGCGACCAGCTGCGCGCGGCCAGCCCCGACGCCCCGGTCGTCTACACCGGTCCGATCGATCGCTACTTCGACTACGCCGAGGGCCGGCTCGGCTGGCGCACACTGGACTTCGAAACCGAAGTGCTGCCCATCGGAGATTTCCAGGGCACGCCGGTGATGAACTATAACGATCCCGACGTGCCGTACACCCGTATCCACGAGTTCCGCCATTTCCACACCGAGCGCGACTACCCGACCGACAAGACGGTGATCATGCGGGAGTACTCCCGGTTCGCCGAGGACGACGACGAGCCCTACTATCCGATCAACACCGAAGCAGACCGTGCCCTGTTGGCGGCCTACCGAGCGCGGGCGAAGTCCGAGACGGCTTCTTCGAAGGTGCTTTTCGGTGGGCGGCTGGGGACCTACCAATACCTGGATATGCACATGGCCATTGCGAGCGCGCTGAACATGTACGACAACACCCTGGTTCCACACCTGCGCGACGGCGTCGCTCTGGTCGAGCAGGGGACTTCCCGATGA
- a CDS encoding PirG: MPNRRRRKLSTAMSAVAALAVASPCAYFLVYESTSAPKAPEHHEFKQAAVMTDLPNELMGALSQGLSQFGINLPPVPALSGATGGTGLTSPGLTSPGLTSPGLTSPGLTSPGLGTTPALGTPGLTSPGLGTPGLTSPALSNPGLPGTPGTPVTPGLTSPNAMPTVPGAGLNPALSNPGLTSPAGLNPGGTGFAPSEVPISADPGADGTYPILGDPSTLGGGSPIGTGGGSGSGSGGLVNDVMQAANQLGAGQAIDLLKGLVMPAITQARNGAALPGAAGALPGAAGALPGAAGALPGAAAALPPALPPV; encoded by the coding sequence GTGCCGAACCGACGCCGTCGCAAGCTCTCCACAGCCATGAGCGCGGTTGCCGCCCTGGCAGTGGCTAGTCCTTGCGCTTACTTCCTGGTTTACGAATCGACATCGGCCCCCAAGGCGCCCGAGCACCACGAGTTCAAGCAGGCCGCGGTCATGACCGACCTGCCCAACGAACTGATGGGCGCGCTTTCGCAGGGCCTGTCGCAGTTCGGGATCAACCTCCCGCCCGTGCCCGCCCTGAGCGGCGCCACCGGGGGCACCGGGCTGACCAGCCCGGGCCTGACCAGTCCTGGGCTGACCAGCCCGGGCCTGACCAGTCCTGGGCTCACGAGTCCCGGCCTGGGCACCACCCCGGCGCTGGGCACCCCTGGGCTCACCAGCCCGGGGCTGGGCACGCCGGGGCTGACCAGCCCGGCCCTGTCCAACCCGGGTCTGCCCGGTACGCCGGGCACGCCCGTGACTCCCGGCCTCACTTCGCCCAACGCGATGCCGACGGTGCCGGGTGCCGGGCTCAACCCGGCGCTGTCCAACCCGGGCCTGACCAGCCCGGCCGGCCTCAACCCCGGCGGCACTGGGTTCGCGCCCAGCGAGGTGCCCATCAGCGCCGATCCGGGCGCCGACGGCACCTACCCGATCCTGGGTGACCCGTCGACGCTGGGCGGCGGCTCGCCGATCGGTACCGGTGGCGGTTCTGGCAGCGGCAGCGGCGGGCTCGTCAACGACGTGATGCAGGCCGCCAACCAGCTGGGCGCCGGGCAGGCCATCGACCTGCTCAAGGGCCTGGTGATGCCGGCGATCACGCAGGCGCGCAACGGCGCGGCCCTGCCAGGTGCCGCCGGTGCCCTGCCCGGTGCCGCCGGCGCTCTGCCGGGCGCGGCTGGCGCCCTCCCGGGCGCGGCGGCGGCGCTGCCGCCCGCCCTGCCTCCCGTCTAA
- a CDS encoding LGFP repeat-containing protein — protein MSSRSRAPTMLLTAIAATVVLVSAVANLTRDREARHPAANSGTQLAEQPLVGLGAGVTVREISQNTPFSLVAVTGDLAGTSTRVRAKHSDGSWGPWYQTEYETAAPDARSGGQPLTATATGPTEGPRSTDPVFVGTTTTVQIAITRPLDAAPTPDVQRSPAESAGLGYKPASREQPFGQNISAVLISPPQAPVETHWTPPSGVLMPGQPPAIISRAEWGADESLRCGTPQYDNGIRAAVVHHTAGSNDYSPLESAGIVKAIYTYHSKTLGWCDIAYNALVDKYGQVFEGSAGGLTKPVEGFHTGGFNHNTWGVAMIGNFDDVPPTPIQLRMLGRLLGWRLGMDGVDPKGTVALESAGSHYTTFPAGAVATLPTIFTHRDVGNTDCPGNAAYALMDEVRDIASHVNDPPEELINALKGGAIYEHWEAMGGMNSVLGSPTSPEDSTEGDGRYATFAKGAMYWSPLTGPQPVTGAIYDAWASQSYERGPLGLPTSAEIQEPLQITQNFQHGTLNYNRLTGDVSEVVDGITTPLSTESQTGPTVPPEHFSLPTHPAAA, from the coding sequence GTGTCGTCCCGTTCCCGTGCACCGACGATGTTGCTGACCGCGATCGCGGCGACCGTCGTGCTGGTCTCGGCGGTGGCGAATCTGACCCGCGACCGCGAGGCCCGCCACCCGGCGGCGAACAGCGGCACCCAGCTCGCCGAGCAGCCGCTGGTCGGGCTGGGGGCCGGTGTCACGGTCCGCGAGATCAGCCAGAACACTCCGTTCTCGTTGGTCGCGGTCACCGGCGACCTGGCCGGCACCTCCACCCGGGTCCGCGCCAAACACTCGGACGGCTCCTGGGGCCCGTGGTATCAGACCGAGTACGAGACCGCCGCACCCGACGCCCGCTCGGGCGGCCAGCCGCTGACCGCGACCGCGACCGGGCCGACCGAGGGGCCACGCAGCACCGATCCGGTGTTCGTCGGCACCACCACGACCGTGCAGATCGCGATCACCCGCCCTCTCGACGCCGCCCCGACGCCCGACGTGCAGCGCTCGCCCGCGGAGAGCGCCGGTTTGGGCTACAAACCGGCCTCCCGGGAACAGCCCTTCGGACAGAACATCTCCGCGGTCCTCATCTCCCCGCCGCAAGCCCCGGTCGAAACGCACTGGACGCCGCCGTCGGGAGTATTGATGCCCGGCCAGCCGCCGGCGATCATCAGCCGAGCCGAATGGGGCGCCGACGAGTCGCTACGCTGCGGTACCCCGCAGTACGACAACGGGATTCGCGCCGCCGTCGTCCACCACACCGCGGGCAGCAATGACTATTCCCCGCTGGAATCCGCGGGCATCGTCAAGGCGATCTACACCTACCACAGCAAGACGCTGGGCTGGTGCGACATCGCCTACAACGCCCTGGTCGACAAGTACGGCCAGGTCTTCGAGGGCAGTGCGGGCGGCCTCACCAAGCCGGTCGAGGGCTTCCACACCGGCGGATTCAACCACAACACCTGGGGCGTGGCGATGATCGGCAACTTCGACGACGTCCCGCCGACCCCGATCCAGCTGCGCATGCTGGGCCGGCTGCTGGGCTGGCGCCTCGGCATGGACGGCGTCGATCCCAAGGGCACGGTCGCATTGGAGTCTGCGGGCAGCCACTACACGACGTTCCCGGCCGGCGCCGTCGCGACGCTGCCCACCATCTTCACCCACCGCGACGTCGGCAACACCGACTGTCCGGGCAACGCCGCCTACGCGTTGATGGACGAAGTACGGGACATCGCATCCCATGTCAACGACCCGCCCGAGGAGTTGATCAACGCGCTCAAGGGCGGGGCGATCTACGAGCACTGGGAGGCGATGGGCGGCATGAACAGTGTTCTGGGGTCCCCGACTTCGCCCGAAGACAGCACCGAGGGCGACGGCCGCTACGCCACCTTCGCCAAGGGCGCCATGTACTGGTCACCGTTGACGGGGCCGCAGCCGGTCACCGGCGCGATCTACGACGCGTGGGCGTCGCAGAGCTACGAACGCGGGCCGCTCGGGCTGCCGACCAGCGCCGAAATCCAAGAGCCGTTGCAGATCACCCAGAACTTCCAGCACGGGACGCTGAACTACAACCGGCTCACCGGCGACGTCAGCGAGGTCGTCGACGGGATCACGACGCCGCTATCGACGGAGTCGCAGACCGGGCCGACGGTGCCGCCCGAACACTTCTCGCTACCGACGCACCCGGCCGCCGCCTAG
- a CDS encoding HAD family hydrolase has protein sequence MPALVACDVDGTLFDEDETITPRTRAAVRAAVEAGAQFVVATGRPPRWIRPVVEELGFTPIAVCANGAVIYDPATDRVVSARTLPVDTLGELAEIASRVIPGAGLAVERIGERAHDTATPQFVSSPGYEHAWLNPDNTEVSIADLLSAPAIKLLIRKAGARSADMAAELAKHVGMEGDITYSTNNGLVEVVPLGISKATGVEEVAKPLGISSGEVVAFGDMPNDMPMLLWAGLGVAMGNAHPDVLAAADEVTAPNSDDGVARVLERWWGRN, from the coding sequence ATCCCGGCGCTCGTCGCCTGCGACGTCGACGGCACCCTGTTCGACGAGGACGAAACCATCACTCCGCGCACTCGCGCCGCCGTGCGGGCCGCCGTCGAGGCCGGCGCGCAGTTCGTCGTGGCGACCGGCCGCCCGCCCCGCTGGATACGTCCCGTGGTGGAAGAGCTCGGCTTCACCCCGATCGCGGTGTGTGCCAACGGTGCCGTCATCTACGACCCCGCGACCGACCGGGTGGTGTCGGCGCGCACCCTACCCGTCGACACCCTGGGCGAACTGGCCGAGATCGCGTCCCGCGTCATCCCGGGTGCGGGGCTGGCCGTCGAGCGCATCGGCGAGCGCGCCCACGACACGGCGACTCCGCAGTTCGTCAGTTCGCCGGGCTACGAGCACGCGTGGCTGAACCCGGACAACACCGAGGTGTCGATCGCCGATCTGCTCAGCGCGCCGGCGATCAAGCTGCTGATCCGCAAGGCCGGTGCCCGCAGCGCGGACATGGCCGCCGAGTTGGCCAAACACGTTGGCATGGAAGGCGATATCACGTATTCCACCAACAACGGTCTGGTGGAGGTCGTGCCGCTGGGCATCAGCAAGGCCACCGGCGTCGAGGAGGTCGCCAAGCCGCTGGGGATCTCCAGCGGCGAGGTGGTGGCCTTCGGCGACATGCCCAACGACATGCCGATGCTGTTGTGGGCTGGCCTGGGCGTGGCGATGGGCAATGCTCACCCCGACGTCCTCGCCGCCGCCGACGAGGTGACTGCGCCCAACAGCGACGACGGGGTGGCGCGGGTGCTGGAACGTTGGTGGGGCCGCAACTAG
- a CDS encoding lysophospholipid acyltransferase family protein, protein MAEAFYRFGELVVPPVVAMQGTKFTYHGLENIPARGGALLAQNHTSYLDWLPTILAARERGRRMYFMIKAEMAEVKAVNYVIKHARLIPVDRRNGHDALAVGVQRMREGELIGMHPEATISRSFELREFKTGAARMALEAQVPIVPIIVWGAHRIWPKDHPKKVFRNKVPITVAAGRPLLPQGDPERLNAALRNAMRAMLYRVQEEYPHPEGEHWVPRRLGGSAPTQEDSRAIRLAELQERIQKYGTDGVTRPGENQSGLH, encoded by the coding sequence ATGGCAGAGGCGTTCTACCGGTTCGGCGAGTTGGTCGTCCCGCCGGTTGTGGCCATGCAGGGAACCAAGTTCACCTACCACGGCCTGGAGAACATCCCCGCCCGCGGCGGTGCGTTGCTGGCCCAGAACCACACCAGCTACCTGGACTGGCTGCCGACGATCCTGGCCGCCCGGGAACGGGGCCGGCGGATGTACTTCATGATCAAGGCCGAGATGGCCGAGGTGAAGGCGGTCAACTACGTCATCAAGCACGCCCGGCTGATCCCGGTGGACCGCCGCAACGGGCATGACGCGCTGGCGGTGGGTGTGCAGCGGATGCGCGAGGGAGAGCTCATCGGGATGCACCCGGAGGCCACCATCAGCCGCAGCTTCGAACTTCGGGAATTCAAGACCGGCGCGGCGCGGATGGCGCTGGAGGCGCAGGTGCCGATCGTGCCGATCATCGTCTGGGGTGCGCACCGGATCTGGCCGAAGGATCACCCGAAGAAGGTGTTCCGCAACAAGGTCCCGATCACGGTGGCCGCCGGCCGGCCGCTGCTGCCCCAGGGCGACCCGGAGCGTCTCAACGCCGCGCTGCGCAACGCCATGCGGGCAATGCTCTACCGGGTGCAGGAGGAGTACCCGCACCCGGAGGGCGAGCACTGGGTGCCGCGCCGGCTGGGCGGTAGTGCACCCACCCAGGAGGACTCTCGGGCGATCCGGTTGGCCGAGTTGCAGGAACGCATCCAGAAGTACGGCACCGACGGCGTGACGCGGCCGGGCGAGAACCAGAGCGGCCTGCACTGA